The sequence tgaagtattggccccctccaaGCGTGATGTGACCTATCGTGCCTTACGCataggcgattgcacattaggtgccgatatagtgaggctttccctgcgggtctctaagaccgatcagaaAGGTCGTGGCACTATTGTgtttttacgcagttgccaggtctctgaattgtgccctgtggctgcaatgcgACTATTTCTGTCTCtccggccagcgggccagtgttatcttttcattcatgctgatggttctgccctgactcaatttcaattttgggtcgttgttcggcgggccttgttggccagtggtcgtgaagctggagtctatgggctgcattctttccggattggtgcggctatggccgcagccctcgtgggcatgagcgttagtgATATACAGGTGATTGGaagatggcgttccgatgcattcaaatcttatgtcaggccttaataataaggttttgtttttgtttccctaggTTTGCTAAGCATCCCTATTCCCGTGAGGATCgccttgtgtggccactcaattttgttttgggctcatcggagggcttcttcgtctgctcctgggacccagctgcagctttctgctaccgctacagttcactgggtagcccggaggggcatgttatgggacgcgtttttgccttctgtgtgccGTATTATGTCTTCTATGGATCGGCCACATATATTATTAatccatttaggggaaaatgatttggtgcagagtCCTGGTGTGGACCTGCTTCTTAAGGTTActcgcgatctcacgtggcttctTAATTCCTATCCACGCCTTATAATTGTGTGGTCTgatatgcttgttagaagggtgtggaggggtgctattcatcccaacaggatcgatagatcccggaaatgggtgaataggaagatcagggctcttgtcctgtcacttgggggggcattcattccccacgacaggattaggttccatgccccacatttgtttcgtggggatggtgttcatctttcggaCCAGGGGTGTGATTTATTTTTAGAGGATATTATGAAGGGTTTAAGGGTTTTGTTGTCTTCGTTGGGTGgagtggaccaagcttgagctgatcccctcctgtggcatagaattcgggcaggtgaggtatagtgggggattatatatttaggtggttaaggcatcacaAAAGGAGCActtcccagggaaccatcagggttcatctctggtggggatctgggtggtgtccttatgggaccggcttgagcatcatggtgaacgcctgtacggcggggccatggtgtggaggttggaaccacgcacatggctccaagagcaaggagtgaggattttacacacgtccttcactctggagttatgcaatacttagaattaatgccttttgaaggtgggagggtagtcccacatagttaggattaacctcacctgcccgaagtaattatatttgaatgattggctgtcttgctttggatttagtatgttatatttaataaatataacattattccaatcttgtgtcacgagtcttccttgtgtggtggcaaagccTAGTTTACATTTCAGATTATTCTTAAATTATGCACATTCCTGTCTTTCCAGATTCATGCACTTATCGCAGGGCTGTACATGCGGAATGCTGCATTGCATCCAGTAGTAAATGTGATAGTCAAAAACAGATGTGACACTCTCTCTTTGTCTTCTGgcattttctatttttaatttgcAGAAAGGATGGAAAATTGGATAGCAATGTAAGTTTATCTGAACCTTACTCTAGCTGTTTTATGGCAACCAATATAGATCTTGCTGTGCTATTGAGGGAGCAGATGACGAAACCAACGTGAATTTCCTTATCCATTCTATATTCTCGTGTCCTTTGTAGACTCCCCACCACCATCCCTTTGAATCACTTCCTCCACCTGGACACCAGTGATCTGAGAATATGCTAAAAGTCTGAAAGGGGCAGGATTTAATAGGTCCCTCCCCGAGATCCATTTAGTGTCAGACTTAAACCCCTCCAGAATTTGGACCTAAATGGATCAATTGTAGGCTACTGGCCAAGTGGAGGGCTCCCAACTGTCCCTTTGCTTTTGCAAACTTACAAAGATGATTGGTTGATAAAGTCATTAATATACTGCTTGATGCCAAGATGCTAAGCTGTACAAAACATAACCCAAttgtacaacattgttaaaaccaGAATTATTAAAAATacaccataattaaaatacaggcTTGCAGCAGCATTTAGAAAGGTTAGGAATGTAGCAGCCATGAATGCTCACAGCAGTGTCTAGGGTTTAAATTCTAAGACCCTAATACTGCTAATAATTCTTAGGTTCTACCCAACAAGGTAATGTTATGTGAAACACTTCAAAGTGCTTTATAAATGCTTGTTCTAGTCATGCTAGGTTGTCTGGAAACCTGTGGGACACTTTTTCCAAGGCTACTTTCTCTTAGAAATGAAAAtcagagatatatatttttgtatccATTAAACAAACCTGCTCTGGAAACTGTAAAGGATGGTTCTTTCTAAGAATGCATGTGAAcctgttcacacataacactttCTACCTACATATGACCTACCCCCAGTAGCCATGCATATGGACATGATCACATGGAGAAATGTAAATATGAACTGTGCATTTAAGAATACAATTAGCATCTAATGATTTTTTAGATTGCAGCAGCAAGGATTTTTGACATTATGGCAGCAATGCAAATTTTGGGCACAGAGCCATTTCAGTTTCCTTGTGAATTTTCCATTCACGCCTTTTCTTTTGTTCCCATTATAAtgctaagcttttttttttttttttaatgccattttAAGTTCATGCTGATATATTTAAACCACACTCTGGTAATGCCACTCTATCAGTTATGCATACCCACATTTTCCCCCTCCACTTTTTCTTAAGCATGTGGCTCTCTTTGATTATAGGGAGCTGTATCATTTTAAATTTATGTATTGAAAGAAGAAATACCAAAAGCAATTTCACACACTGTTTCCTTATTGTACTCAttttcattactggtttcttttTAAGAGTGCAATTTCCAATTAGAATCCTTCTTTTGGAAATTTACTGGGTCAGTAAACATTGGTAAAATAACAGAATAGGCAATTGAATCAGTGTGTTATGCTTCATTTCTTTTACCAAGCCTGCCTTCCAAAAAAGGTATATAATATGTAATCAATAGAAGGAAACCTGCAGCATGCATTGTCATATTGTGAGTTACAGATATGAGGGACAATGATGATATGCTGCAGAATTTATTACAGCCATACCTTCCAAAGAAAGCTTATTTGTGTATGAAATTAAACATGGTACCAATTTGAAAACTGTTGGAGGAATATCAGTATGAAAGCACAAAAGCTAAATAGTGTTCTATGTAGGCTGCTCATTAAACAGCCATTTGGTGTACTAATGATGAATAGCAGTCAATCTGATTTAGAAGtaactacattttaaaatgcaccctAATTACAGATctcacttaaaaaaagaaaaagaaacgccTGTGAATTACTGTTTATAGAGATAATAATGATGGGTTTCACCCCCATATTGAATGATCTGGTTGGCAATTGACAAATAGTTGTGCACCTAGGGCATATCAAATCTTTTacagcaaattttatttatttatttattaaatgtacacCCTTCACTTAAAAATGGCTTTCAGGGTGGTAtccaaagaaaaaataaaattgcagaaacattacaacacaaaacaaacaataaaataagattAAGAGGAATAAAATCATTCATACGCTCAAAATATCATAATCTAAAAAGCTTGGGCAGAAAAGAAGGTTTTATGCTggcattgaaaacaatgcagcgtTGGTACCTGGTGTGTCCCTTTCAGGAGGACATTTCAAAATCAGGGCACCAGCACAGAAAAGCTTCTCTCTTTTCTACATATATAATGtacttctcctaaagatagaacacagagaagggcctcttctgATGAAAGTAGAGTACAGGCAGATTGGTCCAGGAGGAGATGCTACTTCAGATATTTGAGCCATAAGCCATTTAAGTCTTTAACAATAAGCACCTGCACCTTTGATTGGATCCAAGAGTGAATTGGGAGCCAATGTCGTTCCTTTAGAACCGGGGTGATATGGCTCCATCTAGTTAAAGCAGCCAAATAAAAGCATCAATGGACCTTGCTGATTCTAAAGTTTTTCTTCCAGTATGGAAGCTTTTTCTTgcttattttaaagcaaataaGGTACTTATTAGCATAAGGCATTTGTTTAAACCTCCTTTCAGTTTtactaattaaattaaaattttaaacagggccagtcccaaagggtggacaggtcaggccctggccgagggctcgtggagccacagaggcccctgtggGTCCTCTTGATAGGGTGGGGGGAAGTAGCACTTCttttccatgatccgtggcagacagcttcttccacctgcccactcgctggctccacctacccgtctctcctgtcttttgcagctatgcgtgcaggactgccattaaccaa comes from Rhineura floridana isolate rRhiFlo1 chromosome 6, rRhiFlo1.hap2, whole genome shotgun sequence and encodes:
- the LOC133386801 gene encoding uncharacterized protein LOC133386801 translates to MPPVVASPATYTGLLSIPIPVRIALCGHSILFWAHRRASSSAPGTQLQLSATATVHWVARRGMLWDAFLPSVCRIMSSMDRPHILLIHLGENDLVQSPGVDLLLKVTRDLTWLLNSYPRLIIVWSDMLVRRVWRGAIHPNRIDRSRKWVNRKIRALVLSLGGAFIPHDRIRFHAPHLFRGDGVHLSDQGCDLFLEDIMKGLRVLLSSLGGVDQA